One window of Methanothermobacter tenebrarum genomic DNA carries:
- the uvrC gene encoding excinuclease ABC subunit UvrC: MSAAVKRVEDLPDKIGVYILKDTKGNILYIGKSISLRKRVRSYFQPTDNPKIKTMRKHIDHIEYILTDTEKEALILESNLIKKYKPPYNIHLKDDKRYPYLKITNEEYPRITITRRITSDGAYLGPFTNTYAAKKMIKFLKSVFKIRDCKRMDGPCLNNQINLCHSPCTGNVSKDEYMQMIRKVELFFQGQYKHILEELEDEMENAASNLEFEKAATIRDQIISLEDFMGKEHTKFTRGIDKDIITCRFNNKAIIMILHITDGKIIGKDDFTMDNISEEKPERILSAFIQQYYSTPHQIPEEIITEYDINKRRLLEEWLSNLRGVKVKIRKPNGGSDLKLLKAAVKSIQALSKEKTETHKILSELKRQLKLPNHPKRIEGYDISNISGEAPVGSMVTFIDGKPAKGLYRRYKIHASGPDDYAMIREIIKKRYSKDEAKADLIIVDGGRGQLNSTLRVLESLNVKIPIIGIAKKDEKIYTPYSANPIKLPKDSKILHLIQHVRDEAHRFAIEYHRKLRNKKFRASQLDKIKGIGPKRKISLLRHFKGVEAVRSASIEELSQVEGINRKLAEKIHKHFHKPH; the protein is encoded by the coding sequence TTGTCAGCGGCCGTTAAAAGGGTTGAGGATCTTCCAGATAAGATAGGAGTTTACATCCTAAAGGATACTAAAGGTAACATACTCTATATTGGGAAGTCAATATCCCTGAGGAAACGTGTTAGATCATATTTCCAGCCTACAGATAATCCAAAAATAAAAACAATGAGAAAACACATAGACCATATAGAGTATATCCTAACAGACACCGAAAAGGAGGCCCTGATACTCGAGAGCAACCTTATCAAAAAATATAAGCCACCATATAACATCCACCTTAAGGATGATAAAAGATACCCTTACCTTAAAATTACCAATGAAGAATATCCAAGGATAACAATAACGAGAAGAATAACATCTGACGGAGCCTACCTTGGACCATTCACCAACACATACGCCGCCAAGAAGATGATCAAATTCCTAAAATCCGTATTCAAGATCCGAGACTGTAAAAGAATGGACGGGCCATGCCTCAACAACCAGATAAACCTATGCCATAGCCCATGTACCGGTAATGTTTCAAAGGATGAATATATGCAGATGATCAGAAAAGTGGAACTCTTCTTCCAAGGACAATACAAGCACATCCTAGAGGAATTAGAAGATGAAATGGAAAATGCAGCATCAAACCTAGAATTCGAAAAAGCCGCGACAATAAGAGACCAGATAATATCACTAGAAGATTTCATGGGAAAAGAACACACCAAATTCACCCGGGGGATAGACAAAGATATTATAACTTGTAGATTCAATAATAAAGCCATCATCATGATACTACACATCACAGATGGGAAAATTATAGGCAAAGACGATTTTACCATGGATAATATCAGCGAAGAAAAACCTGAGAGGATATTGTCAGCCTTCATCCAACAATACTATTCAACACCACACCAAATACCAGAAGAAATAATCACAGAATATGATATAAACAAGAGAAGATTATTAGAAGAATGGTTATCCAACCTAAGAGGAGTTAAAGTTAAAATAAGAAAACCAAATGGGGGATCAGACCTAAAACTCTTAAAGGCTGCGGTTAAAAGCATCCAAGCACTTTCAAAGGAGAAAACAGAAACCCATAAGATCCTATCCGAACTGAAAAGACAACTTAAACTCCCAAACCACCCCAAGAGGATAGAAGGCTACGATATTTCAAATATTAGTGGGGAGGCCCCAGTAGGGTCCATGGTAACATTCATAGATGGAAAACCTGCAAAGGGCCTTTACAGACGATACAAAATACATGCAAGCGGACCCGATGATTATGCCATGATCCGCGAAATCATCAAAAAAAGATATTCAAAGGATGAGGCAAAAGCCGACCTTATAATAGTGGATGGTGGCCGAGGACAATTAAATTCAACCTTAAGAGTCCTTGAATCATTAAATGTTAAAATACCAATCATAGGGATCGCTAAAAAGGATGAAAAAATATACACACCCTATTCCGCGAATCCGATAAAACTACCCAAAGATTCGAAAATCCTACACCTCATACAACATGTCAGAGATGAAGCTCACAGGTTCGCCATCGAATACCATCGAAAACTCAGAAATAAAAAATTTAGAGCCTCTCAACTCGATAAAATAAAAGGGATAGGACCCAAGAGGAAGATAAGTCTGCTAAGGCACTTCAAGGGCGTGGAGGCTGTTAGAAGTGCTAGTATAGAAGAGCTAAGCCAAGTAGAGGGGATAAACAGGAAGCTGGCGGAGAAGATCCACAAACACTTCCACAAACCCCACTAG
- a CDS encoding DUF362 domain-containing protein: MIAVKKCTSYNPPKVQWAVKECINNINGFKDLEKGDQVLLKPNLLMSASPDKGITTHPTIVEATARILIEKNVEVMIGDSPGSPYTNLKNLWEKTGMKTISKKLGIKLLNFESTGSYIKKFKSEEYPIAKPILECDFIVNLPKIKTHNLTILTCAIKNMYGAIPGARKTDYHRRYPSPSEFSERIVDIYELTQPNLTIVDGIIGMEGNGPTGGNPRKLGIILASEDTVALDLYIPQILGMDPYMIPSNRIAIERGLGKGLANIQIVGDEPPLIEDFKWPSNIYHALEFLPSSLAKTLLRFWWSRPAIDDRHCKNCGVCVEACPTGALKNGISSPVFNYEKCVNCLCCMELCPHHAFYHEKSFLYKLTSRLSNKG, translated from the coding sequence ATGATAGCAGTGAAAAAATGCACATCATATAATCCCCCAAAAGTTCAATGGGCCGTCAAAGAATGTATCAACAATATAAACGGATTTAAAGACCTAGAAAAAGGCGACCAAGTACTCCTCAAACCAAACCTCCTAATGAGCGCATCACCAGATAAGGGGATAACAACACATCCAACAATTGTAGAAGCCACAGCAAGGATACTAATCGAAAAAAACGTTGAAGTCATGATAGGGGACAGTCCAGGAAGCCCCTACACCAACCTAAAGAACCTATGGGAAAAAACTGGGATGAAAACCATAAGCAAAAAACTGGGAATCAAACTACTAAACTTTGAATCAACAGGATCATACATCAAAAAGTTCAAATCAGAAGAATATCCCATAGCAAAGCCCATACTCGAATGCGATTTCATCGTGAACCTCCCAAAGATAAAAACCCACAACCTAACAATATTAACATGCGCCATAAAAAACATGTACGGAGCCATCCCAGGAGCCAGAAAAACAGACTACCATAGAAGATACCCAAGCCCATCAGAATTCAGCGAAAGAATAGTTGACATATATGAACTCACACAACCAAACCTGACAATAGTAGATGGTATAATTGGAATGGAAGGCAACGGCCCCACCGGGGGCAATCCAAGAAAACTCGGAATCATACTAGCATCAGAAGATACAGTAGCATTAGATCTCTACATCCCCCAAATCCTTGGAATGGACCCCTATATGATCCCATCCAATAGGATCGCGATAGAAAGGGGTCTTGGCAAAGGATTAGCTAACATCCAAATTGTAGGAGACGAACCACCACTAATAGAAGATTTCAAATGGCCCTCCAATATTTATCACGCACTCGAATTTTTACCTTCAAGCCTGGCCAAGACACTTCTGAGGTTCTGGTGGTCGAGGCCAGCCATCGATGATAGGCATTGCAAAAATTGTGGAGTATGTGTAGAGGCATGCCCCACCGGCGCCCTTAAAAATGGCATCTCATCCCCAGTATTTAATTATGAAAAGTGTGTAAATTGCCTATGCTGCATGGAACTCTGCCCCCATCATGCATTTTACCATGAGAAAAGTTTCCTTTACAAGTTGACTTCACGCTTATCCAACAAAGGATAA
- a CDS encoding secondary thiamine-phosphate synthase enzyme YjbQ, translating to MIILEVFSDEINIKTSKRMELVNITQKVRDIVKSSNISDGIVNVFTRHTTSAIFINENESRLLGDFEKVIERLIPMGGSYGHNAIDNNADSHLRAMIVGGSQSIPLISGSLDLGTWQSIFFVEFDGPRRRRVRVTVIGR from the coding sequence TTGATCATATTGGAAGTGTTTTCAGATGAAATAAACATAAAAACTTCAAAGAGGATGGAGCTCGTGAACATAACCCAGAAGGTGAGAGATATTGTGAAATCTTCAAATATCAGCGACGGCATCGTGAATGTATTCACAAGACACACAACTTCAGCCATTTTCATAAACGAGAACGAATCAAGACTCCTCGGAGACTTTGAGAAGGTTATTGAGAGATTGATCCCTATGGGCGGATCATATGGGCATAATGCCATTGACAATAATGCAGATTCCCATTTAAGGGCGATGATAGTAGGTGGAAGTCAGAGCATACCACTCATCAGCGGTTCACTAGATCTTGGAACATGGCAGAGCATATTCTTTGTTGAATTTGATGGACCAAGAAGGCGCAGAGTCAGGGTCACGGTAATCGGCAGATAA
- the pheT gene encoding phenylalanine--tRNA ligase subunit beta, which produces MPVITVEYEDLKELGVDISRDKLIKILPMMGSDIEEFDEKSVKVEFFPNRPDLLSVEGVARSLKGFIGLEKGLASYKVKNSGMRVYVDKSVTEIRPHIGMGVVKNVNFNDKKLKQVMEFQEDLHWVIGRDRKKVAIGIHNLDVVKAPFTYKAVKPDEVRFTPLDCDHEMTPAQILREHPKGVEYAHLLERFDRYPLIVDKDGNVLSMPPIINGELTKLTDETRNILIDVTGTDERAVMQTLNIICTSFAESNGKIESLKIIRPEKELETPDLTAKTKKLKVSNVTRIIGIKLEPRTIVDLLGKARMDAEVISDDEIEVKIPAYRIDILHEVDIIENVAIQYCFNNIEPEIPAIPTIGEEDPWHVIDNLIREIMIGLGFQEIMSLMLTNEESHYRKMRLEEDERVQVAQPISTDRTMIRKSLLNGLLEFLEANRHEDMPQKIFEVGEVVYLDRSQETNTRLVKKLAGAIIHSNANFTEIKSTVAAIIENLGYKFRIEALDHPSFIKGRCAKLKDNGLTGFFGELHPEVITNFRLEYPVVAFEITFPAR; this is translated from the coding sequence ATGCCAGTTATAACAGTTGAATATGAGGACTTGAAAGAACTAGGAGTGGATATAAGCAGGGACAAGCTTATTAAGATTCTCCCTATGATGGGTAGCGACATTGAAGAATTTGATGAGAAAAGTGTAAAGGTGGAATTTTTCCCTAACAGGCCAGATCTGCTTTCAGTGGAAGGTGTTGCAAGGAGCCTTAAAGGTTTCATAGGCCTTGAGAAGGGCTTGGCATCCTACAAGGTTAAGAACTCTGGGATGAGAGTCTATGTGGACAAGAGCGTGACAGAGATAAGACCCCATATTGGGATGGGTGTTGTTAAAAATGTTAATTTTAATGATAAAAAGTTAAAGCAGGTTATGGAGTTCCAAGAGGATCTACATTGGGTTATAGGGAGAGACCGGAAGAAAGTGGCCATTGGCATACATAACCTTGATGTGGTGAAAGCTCCATTCACTTACAAGGCCGTTAAACCAGATGAGGTAAGGTTCACCCCACTTGACTGTGACCATGAAATGACACCTGCACAAATACTCAGAGAACATCCAAAAGGCGTGGAATACGCCCACCTTTTGGAAAGATTTGATCGTTATCCCCTCATCGTTGACAAGGACGGGAACGTTCTTTCAATGCCGCCTATAATTAACGGAGAACTTACAAAACTCACAGATGAGACTAGGAATATCCTCATAGACGTCACGGGGACTGATGAGCGCGCTGTCATGCAAACATTGAATATAATCTGCACGTCCTTCGCAGAATCCAATGGTAAAATAGAAAGCCTCAAGATAATCCGCCCAGAAAAAGAACTCGAAACACCGGATCTAACAGCCAAAACAAAAAAATTGAAGGTTTCAAATGTTACAAGGATAATAGGAATAAAACTCGAACCAAGAACCATTGTAGATCTCCTAGGGAAGGCTAGGATGGACGCGGAAGTCATATCTGATGATGAAATCGAGGTTAAAATCCCAGCCTATAGAATTGATATACTCCATGAAGTCGACATCATCGAAAACGTTGCGATACAATACTGTTTCAATAATATTGAACCTGAGATCCCGGCAATCCCGACCATAGGAGAAGAGGATCCATGGCATGTCATTGACAACCTTATAAGGGAGATTATGATAGGCCTTGGCTTCCAAGAGATAATGAGTTTAATGTTAACCAATGAAGAAAGTCATTACAGGAAAATGAGACTCGAAGAAGATGAAAGAGTACAGGTGGCCCAGCCAATATCCACTGACAGGACAATGATACGAAAAAGCCTACTTAATGGCTTGTTAGAATTCCTTGAGGCTAACAGGCACGAGGACATGCCGCAGAAGATATTTGAGGTGGGTGAGGTAGTATACCTTGACAGGAGCCAGGAGACGAACACCCGCCTCGTTAAGAAGCTTGCAGGTGCTATAATACATTCAAATGCCAATTTCACGGAGATAAAATCCACAGTAGCGGCTATAATAGAAAATCTTGGATACAAATTCCGAATAGAAGCCTTGGATCATCCATCTTTTATAAAAGGCAGATGCGCAAAATTAAAGGATAATGGGTTAACAGGATTTTTCGGGGAATTACACCCTGAGGTTATAACCAACTTCAGATTAGAGTATCCTGTTGTCGCCTTTGAGATAACCTTCCCAGCCAGATAA
- a CDS encoding ATP cone domain-containing protein: protein MRVIKRRGRLEPYKPSKIRAALEKATIDAGYSLEEKKEIIDKIYESVTKKLEGKEEIKTDTIRMCLLTELDKCEPYIARSWRRFEKKYKS from the coding sequence ATGAGAGTTATAAAGAGAAGAGGGAGACTGGAGCCATATAAGCCTTCAAAGATCAGAGCAGCTCTTGAAAAGGCCACCATTGATGCAGGTTATAGTCTTGAGGAGAAAAAGGAGATAATAGACAAGATATATGAGAGTGTAACCAAGAAATTGGAGGGTAAAGAGGAGATAAAGACAGATACTATAAGAATGTGTCTTCTCACGGAACTTGATAAATGTGAACCATACATTGCAAGGTCTTGGAGGAGATTTGAGAAGAAATACAAATCATAG
- a CDS encoding helix-turn-helix domain-containing protein, which produces MLSSITIFMCGGSEEVLGYKFRLYPSKTIEAKLLQDLDLCRWLYNRPPQEQCKNRRPRTNLMIRKN; this is translated from the coding sequence ATGCTCTCCAGTATCACTATATTTATGTGTGGAGGGAGCGAGGAAGTGCTCGGCTACAAGTTTCGTCTTTACCCGTCTAAAACCATTGAAGCTAAACTACTCCAGGATCTCGACCTTTGCAGGTGGCTCTACAACCGCCCACCCCAAGAACAATGCAAAAACAGAAGACCGAGAACTAACCTTATGATACGCAAAAACTGA
- a CDS encoding DNA-methyltransferase: protein MKTSHRIIFKNSKDMDEIPAGTVNLILTSPPYPMIEMWDSLFSSFNPRIGEALEDGDGMRAYNLMHEELDRVWDEIDRVTSPGGIVCINIGDATRKIGDSFQVYANHSRIIKYFEEKGYNILPFIIWRKETNKPTKFMGSGMLPPNAYVTHEHEYILIFRKNGPRQFKTKEEHDRRRKSAYFWEERNEWFSDIWTDLKGTPQRLENIKRKTGAYPLRLAYRLINMYSIQGDTVLDPFLGTGTTMIAAMCTARNSIGYEINTKFKSIIEARIKKVKRLSRKLVMERLKKHANLIKRKNTTYRSKYYGFNVMTKQEENILFHIIKEIGKEDENRFKVTYEQF from the coding sequence ATGAAAACCTCCCATAGGATAATTTTTAAAAATTCGAAGGATATGGATGAAATCCCCGCAGGGACTGTGAACCTCATACTTACGTCACCACCATATCCAATGATAGAAATGTGGGATAGCCTATTCTCATCATTTAATCCTCGGATAGGCGAAGCCCTCGAAGACGGGGATGGTATGAGAGCATATAATCTCATGCACGAAGAATTAGATAGAGTCTGGGATGAAATAGATAGGGTAACAAGCCCTGGTGGGATTGTCTGCATCAACATAGGAGACGCCACGCGGAAAATAGGAGATTCCTTCCAAGTTTACGCAAACCATTCCCGTATAATAAAATATTTCGAAGAGAAGGGTTACAATATTTTACCATTTATTATCTGGAGGAAAGAGACAAACAAGCCGACAAAGTTCATGGGCTCCGGGATGCTACCACCAAACGCTTATGTCACACACGAACATGAATACATATTAATATTCCGAAAGAATGGCCCCCGCCAATTCAAAACAAAGGAAGAACATGATAGAAGGAGGAAAAGCGCATACTTCTGGGAAGAGAGAAACGAATGGTTCTCTGATATATGGACTGATTTAAAGGGGACACCCCAAAGATTAGAGAATATAAAAAGGAAAACTGGAGCATATCCTCTAAGACTAGCATATAGGCTGATAAACATGTATTCGATCCAGGGAGACACCGTCCTGGATCCCTTTTTGGGTACTGGGACAACTATGATAGCTGCAATGTGCACAGCCCGCAATTCAATAGGATATGAGATTAACACCAAATTTAAGAGTATAATAGAAGCCCGGATAAAAAAGGTTAAAAGATTATCAAGGAAGCTCGTCATGGAACGCCTAAAAAAACATGCCAATCTGATCAAAAGGAAAAATACTACATATAGGTCAAAATATTATGGCTTTAACGTCATGACAAAACAGGAAGAAAATATATTATTCCATATAATAAAGGAAATCGGAAAAGAGGATGAAAACAGATTCAAAGTAACCTACGAACAGTTCTGA
- a CDS encoding DASS family sodium-coupled anion symporter, protein MVADKKNHLYLLISILLALTVYLIPLPGIGYSGHAALSLLVFAILMWVSEVVPLAVTSMIILFIQPLMGIQSFEDAVIGFANPIIFLIIGGFIMADAIRESGLALRLTYTLLSKLGISPKRTLFVSIFSTGLLSAWIENVVAFAMLLPVIKEITELMGCENAKDGESNFAKSMVLGASFGSLAGGLATEIGTAPNLMAAAYTKIPFLNWMIFGFPLSIILMLIIWKILLRIFPPEVHSAKNKTIDDKLDLLGPMKRDEKITLLILSFAIVLWVTAGWTGIDSYSVALIAGVLFIFTGVIKWREAQKNIDWGLIIFFGGALSLGSALLNTGAAKWLIKDIIVALGSPSPLLITLVLMVLAVTITQVMSNIALSAILVPLSVTLAHTQHLPVGIYAVPVAIACSLSFMLPTADPTVAMAHGTGFVKLRDIPKSGIPLIILGIIVTIIVLFTIARPFLGV, encoded by the coding sequence ATGGTGGCGGATAAAAAGAACCATCTTTATCTTTTGATAAGTATATTATTGGCATTAACAGTCTATCTCATCCCATTACCTGGCATTGGATATTCTGGCCATGCAGCTTTGTCATTACTAGTTTTCGCCATCCTCATGTGGGTTAGTGAGGTTGTACCATTAGCTGTAACTTCCATGATCATACTATTTATACAGCCACTAATGGGTATCCAAAGCTTTGAAGATGCGGTTATAGGATTCGCAAATCCCATAATATTTCTCATAATAGGCGGGTTTATAATGGCGGATGCGATAAGAGAGAGCGGACTCGCACTCAGATTAACCTACACGCTCCTCTCAAAGCTTGGAATTTCCCCTAAACGGACGTTATTTGTAAGCATATTCTCAACCGGCCTATTATCGGCTTGGATCGAGAATGTTGTGGCATTTGCAATGCTGCTCCCAGTTATAAAAGAGATAACAGAGTTAATGGGCTGTGAAAATGCCAAGGATGGTGAAAGCAACTTCGCCAAGAGCATGGTCCTCGGAGCATCATTCGGTTCCTTGGCGGGTGGACTTGCAACAGAAATAGGAACAGCCCCCAACCTTATGGCAGCAGCCTACACAAAGATACCATTCTTGAATTGGATGATATTTGGCTTTCCACTCTCAATAATACTCATGTTAATAATCTGGAAGATTCTATTGCGAATCTTCCCACCTGAAGTCCATAGCGCCAAGAACAAGACCATAGACGATAAACTCGACCTACTCGGACCAATGAAACGTGATGAAAAGATAACACTCCTAATATTATCCTTTGCAATAGTACTTTGGGTTACAGCTGGTTGGACCGGCATAGATAGTTACTCCGTGGCGCTGATAGCTGGTGTGCTCTTCATCTTCACGGGTGTGATAAAATGGAGAGAAGCGCAGAAGAACATCGACTGGGGGCTTATAATATTCTTTGGCGGTGCTCTTTCACTCGGCTCCGCCCTTTTAAATACTGGAGCCGCTAAGTGGCTTATAAAGGATATAATAGTGGCCTTAGGATCCCCATCCCCACTACTCATAACACTTGTCCTCATGGTCTTGGCCGTTACCATAACACAGGTCATGTCTAATATAGCCTTGTCAGCTATACTCGTGCCCTTATCCGTTACACTCGCCCATACGCAACATTTACCTGTTGGCATTTATGCTGTACCCGTTGCAATAGCATGTTCACTCTCCTTCATGTTACCCACAGCAGATCCTACAGTGGCCATGGCCCATGGAACCGGTTTTGTAAAACTAAGAGATATTCCCAAGAGTGGAATTCCACTTATTATCCTGGGGATAATCGTGACGATAATCGTGCTTTTCACTATAGCAAGACCCTTTCTAGGGGTCTGA
- the cobQ gene encoding cobyric acid synthase CobQ encodes MGAKCIMIQGTSSSAGKSVMVAALCRIFAKKGYSVAPFKSQNMSLNSYTTNENREIAMAQVLQAEAAGVEPSHHMNPILLKPKEDFISHVIIHGKPAGDMNFYDYQRKLRKRALKAIKESLDNLREKYDLIIIEGAGSPAEINMRQYDLANMEIAHLADADVILVADIDKGGVFASIAGTFMLLDKKDRERIKGVIINKFRGNLDILMPGIREIEKITKVPVLGVIPYDENLKLPEEDSASLSERKYKNKGKIRIGVLRLPRISNFTDIDPLEYEKDISIKFIEAEDTLHGLDAIIIPGTRNTINDLLFLKENGFHDEISDLKDESLIFGICGGFQMLGKKIIDEARRESQHGSIEGLGLLDCKTEFTGAPKIITQSQGKIIGQGIFQGLKGVQVKGYELHEGTTILGDSRPLILLKRGCGNMPGKKLDGAVEGNIAGTYLHGIFHNLKFRRYFTNILRERKGLEKIPYDIDEFKNNTRFSLDRLAETVEKNINLEFIEKLIESDP; translated from the coding sequence ATGGGTGCAAAATGTATAATGATCCAGGGAACATCATCAAGTGCTGGTAAAAGCGTGATGGTAGCTGCACTTTGCAGGATATTCGCAAAGAAAGGCTACAGTGTTGCCCCATTCAAATCACAGAACATGTCACTCAACTCCTACACGACAAATGAGAACAGGGAGATAGCAATGGCACAGGTTCTACAAGCAGAGGCTGCCGGTGTTGAACCATCACATCACATGAACCCTATACTATTAAAACCCAAGGAAGATTTCATATCACATGTTATAATCCATGGAAAACCAGCCGGGGACATGAACTTTTATGATTACCAGAGAAAACTCCGAAAAAGAGCCTTGAAAGCTATAAAGGAGTCACTGGACAATCTAAGGGAAAAATATGATCTTATAATCATCGAAGGCGCGGGTTCCCCAGCCGAGATCAACATGCGCCAATACGACCTGGCGAACATGGAAATAGCACATCTAGCAGATGCGGATGTGATACTAGTAGCCGACATAGACAAAGGGGGTGTATTCGCATCAATCGCAGGCACGTTCATGCTATTAGACAAGAAAGACAGGGAAAGGATAAAAGGAGTGATCATAAACAAATTCCGAGGAAACCTAGACATCCTAATGCCAGGGATCAGAGAGATAGAAAAAATAACCAAAGTCCCAGTACTCGGAGTCATACCCTACGATGAAAACCTCAAGCTCCCAGAAGAAGACTCAGCCTCACTATCAGAGAGAAAATACAAAAACAAGGGGAAAATAAGAATAGGAGTCCTACGATTGCCAAGAATATCCAACTTCACAGACATAGACCCCCTAGAATATGAAAAGGACATCTCAATAAAATTTATAGAAGCAGAGGACACCCTCCATGGATTAGACGCCATAATAATACCCGGGACCAGGAACACGATCAACGACCTCCTATTCCTAAAAGAAAATGGATTCCACGATGAAATAAGCGACCTCAAAGATGAAAGCCTAATATTCGGGATATGTGGCGGATTCCAAATGTTAGGCAAAAAAATAATAGATGAAGCCCGCAGAGAATCACAACATGGGAGCATAGAAGGCTTGGGACTGCTAGACTGCAAAACAGAATTCACAGGAGCCCCTAAGATAATAACACAAAGCCAAGGGAAAATAATAGGCCAGGGAATATTCCAAGGATTGAAGGGGGTCCAGGTCAAAGGCTATGAACTCCATGAAGGCACAACAATCCTAGGAGATTCCAGGCCACTCATACTATTGAAAAGGGGTTGCGGTAACATGCCAGGAAAAAAATTGGATGGGGCGGTTGAAGGGAACATCGCAGGAACATATCTACATGGCATATTCCACAACCTAAAATTCCGCAGATACTTCACGAACATACTCCGGGAAAGAAAAGGCCTAGAAAAAATACCCTACGATATAGACGAATTCAAAAATAATACAAGATTTTCCCTTGACAGACTAGCAGAGACAGTGGAAAAAAACATCAACCTAGAATTCATAGAAAAACTAATAGAATCAGACCCCTAG
- a CDS encoding PAS domain-containing protein, whose translation MEPSNHEDIFFKYSKSANLIVKDSIIEEYNREFIKLIGLPEDRLKELSLGDMDIRLPGEFVGDLHISLKVNGSIIPVLMTCVPLEDGRSFLSMKPSEKLLEGFKSVFESTADAILIVDEDGRIFEANPSFYRIFGYERDEIIGHELTLIIPPEFHEDFKEMMDKFKKEGEHPLAGRIFETRSRRADGSIISVEMSLTPWTFNGENYVTSIIRDITERKKMEEELRASEEKYRRIVEKFIQNALKLIAEIKK comes from the coding sequence ATGGAACCTTCCAACCATGAAGATATCTTCTTCAAATATTCTAAAAGTGCTAATCTCATAGTGAAAGATTCTATCATAGAAGAATATAATAGGGAATTCATAAAATTAATCGGCTTGCCAGAAGACAGGTTAAAAGAGCTTAGTCTTGGGGACATGGATATTAGGCTCCCAGGCGAATTCGTTGGGGATCTTCATATAAGTCTCAAAGTTAATGGTTCAATTATACCAGTACTCATGACATGCGTACCCCTTGAGGATGGGAGATCATTCCTATCAATGAAACCAAGCGAAAAACTGCTAGAGGGGTTTAAATCCGTCTTTGAGTCCACAGCTGACGCCATACTCATAGTAGATGAGGATGGTAGGATTTTCGAGGCGAACCCCTCATTCTATAGGATATTCGGTTATGAGCGTGATGAGATCATAGGCCATGAACTTACCCTTATAATACCACCAGAGTTTCATGAAGACTTTAAGGAGATGATGGATAAGTTCAAGAAGGAGGGTGAACATCCCCTCGCAGGTAGAATATTCGAAACTAGGAGTCGAAGGGCTGATGGAAGTATCATATCAGTTGAAATGTCATTAACCCCATGGACTTTCAATGGGGAAAACTATGTTACATCTATTATTAGGGATATCACCGAGAGGAAGAAGATGGAGGAAGAATTAAGGGCCAGCGAGGAGAAGTATCGTAGGATAGTTGAAAAATTCATACAGAACGCACTTAAACTTATAGCTGAGATAAAAAAATAA